In Zingiber officinale cultivar Zhangliang chromosome 8B, Zo_v1.1, whole genome shotgun sequence, a single genomic region encodes these proteins:
- the LOC122014378 gene encoding delta-1-pyrroline-5-carboxylate synthase 1-like, with the protein MLLKGGKQARCSNIILHKMEMARHIIVVSKLDYLATYNAMETLLIHHDLSNNHSFEELVLELKHEGVLKGTGNNIRKPKKYTSAG; encoded by the exons ATGCTTCTGAAAGGAGGAAAACAAGCTAGGTGTTCAAACATAATTCTTCAtaag ATGGAAATGGCGAGGCACATCATAGTGGTCTCAAAGCTGGATTATCTAGCTACCTATAATGCAATG GAAACACTTCTCATTCACCAtgatttatcaaacaaccacagTTTTGAGGAGCTTGTTCTAGAACTTAAACATGAAG GAGTCCTCAAGGGTACTGGGAATAACATCAGAAAGCCAAAAAAATATACTTCAGCAGGTTAA